The stretch of DNA GGCGATAAAACGCGCCTTGCCTGAAGGTGTAAAGAACTTGCCATTGGTAAACATGCGCGCAGTGCCTTTACCATTTTTGATTGGCCATTGGATCGGCTTGAGGCCAGTGTATTCACGCTCATTGAGGTCAGCCAGTTCCGCAATATCAAAATCGCGTTTGCCGTCATTGTGATACCCAGAGAGCGCTGCATATTCACGGAATATCTGCGCCGCTGATGCATAATCAAAAGCCGCACCAAAACCCATGCGTTTGGCCACTTCACTGATAATCCACCAATCAGCCTTCGCCTCACCGGGAGCGGACAAAAATGAACGCTGTCGTGAGATACGCCGCTCGCTGTTGGTCACGGTGCCATCTTTCTCGCCCCATGCTAGTGCCGGCAACAACACATGGGCATGTTCAGTCGTATCGGTATGGCGCATCACATCAGAAACCACTACCAATTCGCACTTCTGTAATGCCGCACGAACACGATCAGCATCGGGCAGGCTCACTACTGGATTGGTGGCAATAACCCATACTGCCTTGATGCGCCCTTCATCGATCGCATTGAACATTTCGACCGCCTTCAAGCCCTGATGATCGACGATGACCGGCGATTGCCAAAATTCTTGCACAATCTGACGATGCGCGGGATTATCAATCTCCATATGTGCAGCCAGCATGTTGGCCAAACCACCCACCTCGCGACCACCCATGGCATTGGGCTGACCGGTAAATGAAAACGGTCCCATGCCGACGCGACCAATACGTCCGGTGAGCAGATGACAGTTAATGATAGCGTTGACTTTGTCGGTGCCACTGCTCGATTGATTGATGCCTTGCGAGTAAACCGTGATCGCTCGCTCAGTGCGGGCGAAGAGACGATAGAATTCCGCCACATCTTCAACTGGCAGGCCACATTGTTGTGCTACAACTTCAATCGTCGGTGCTGTGGACTGCGCTACTGCCAACGCTGCTTGATGACCTTCCGTGTAGTTGTTGACATAAAGTTCATTAACCTCGCCGACTTTATCGAGGTATGTGAGCAGGCCGTTGAAGAGAATTGCATCACTGCCTGGTTTGAGCGGTAGATGTAGGTCGGCGATATCGCAGGTAGCTGTCTTGCGTGGATCGATGACGATGATCTGCAAATCACTGTTTTGTTTCTTCGCCTGGACAATGCGCTGAAAGAGGACCGGATGACACCACGCCGTATTGGAACCTACCAGCACGATGAGTTTTGCACGCTCCAGATCCTCATAACTGCACGGCACCGTGTCGGAACCAAAGGCGCGCTTGTGACCCGCTACCGACGACGACATGCAGAGTCGTGAATTGGTATCGATGTTGGCGGTACCGATGTAGCCCTTCATCAGTTTGTTGGCAACGTAGTAATCCTCGGTGAGTAACTGACCGGAGACATACATCGCCACTGCGTCGGGCCCGTGCTCCTTGACGATTTTTCTAAAACCAGCAGCAACCACGTTCAGAGCATCATCCCAACTGCTCACTACGCCATTGATCATCGGCGATAATAAACGTTCGTCGAGACTGAGTGTTTGTCCCAATGCTGAGCCTTTGGAACAGAGGCGTCCGAGGTTGGCGGGGTGGGCTGGATCACCCTTAACTTCAATACCGTTGTCAGTGACTGTAGCAAGGACACCACAGCCAACCCCGCAGTAGGGACAGGTGGTTACCGTTGTTTCAGCCATAACCATCGTCGGCTAGACCGCGAGATAAACGATGCCAGCTTCCACCCTTACCGGATAGCTGGCCGCACACCCTTCATCCGGCGCCACGGCTTCGCCTGATTCCAGCTCGATCTTCCAGTTGTGCAACGGGCAAGTGACGCGCTTACCATGCACGATGCCCTGTGACAATGGGCCACCCTTGTGCGGACATTTGTCGCGCAGGGCGAATATCTCGTCATCGGTGGTGCGGAAAATGCCGATGTTACCTTTAGGCGTCTCCACTACGCGCGCGCCGAGTTTGGGAATATCGTTGACATGGCCTACTTCAATCCAGTTGCTCATCTCTCTCAATACCTCGATCAAAATTCAATGTAGGGTGGGCACGTCTTTACGTGCCCACCCAGCGTACCCAAAGCGCTTCGCGGGGCAGGCCCTTGCGCAGCAACACAAACCGCTTTTTAAAGGTGTGCCTGTCGGCACGGATTGGTGGGCACAAAAAACGTGCCCACCCTACATTTATAAAACTCATCCAATCTTCTTAATGGGAATATAATCCTGGCGCCGCTGCTCGATCTCCTTCGCCCATGGATCAAACTTAAAGACCTCCTGCGACTCAAGGAAGCGTTTATACAACGCCTTGCGCCCTACCTCATCCTCCACCACTTGCTGTTTCACGTAACTCAAACCGACACGCTCAATCCATGGTGCGGTACGCTCAAGATAATGGGCTTCTTCGCGGTAGATCTGCATAAAGGCGCCGCAATACTCCATCGCCTCTTCTTCGGTTTTAACGCGTGCCAATAGATCGGTGGCGCGCACATGAATTCCGCCGTTGCCGC from Gammaproteobacteria bacterium encodes:
- a CDS encoding molybdopterin-dependent oxidoreductase — protein: MVMAETTVTTCPYCGVGCGVLATVTDNGIEVKGDPAHPANLGRLCSKGSALGQTLSLDERLLSPMINGVVSSWDDALNVVAAGFRKIVKEHGPDAVAMYVSGQLLTEDYYVANKLMKGYIGTANIDTNSRLCMSSSVAGHKRAFGSDTVPCSYEDLERAKLIVLVGSNTAWCHPVLFQRIVQAKKQNSDLQIIVIDPRKTATCDIADLHLPLKPGSDAILFNGLLTYLDKVGEVNELYVNNYTEGHQAALAVAQSTAPTIEVVAQQCGLPVEDVAEFYRLFARTERAITVYSQGINQSSSGTDKVNAIINCHLLTGRIGRVGMGPFSFTGQPNAMGGREVGGLANMLAAHMEIDNPAHRQIVQEFWQSPVIVDHQGLKAVEMFNAIDEGRIKAVWVIATNPVVSLPDADRVRAALQKCELVVVSDVMRHTDTTEHAHVLLPALAWGEKDGTVTNSERRISRQRSFLSAPGEAKADWWIISEVAKRMGFGAAFDYASAAQIFREYAALSGYHNDGKRDFDIAELADLNEREYTGLKPIQWPIKNGKGTARMFTNGKFFTPSGKARFIAVEPRPPQNGTSEDFPLILNTGRVRDHWHTMTRTGKAPRLSEHTAEPYVEMHPLDGNESAVKDGALAKVFSRWGEVIVRVRLDDAQQRGSVFVPMHWNDQFASQARVDAVVNPVVDPISGQPELKQTPVRVQPYQAAWHGFLLSRRRLDIKGASYWARATGDGFYRYEFAGDQATEHWPSWARSILCASDHDVNWVEYHDAKRHQYRGVRMVGNRVESCIFIAPSYELPSRSWLAGLFAKETLVEDERKGLLLGKPPTGQVDTGRIVCACFSVGINTITSAIRDQRLTSVEAIGKALKAGTNCGSCVPELKTLLAS
- the nirD gene encoding nitrite reductase small subunit NirD, whose amino-acid sequence is MSNWIEVGHVNDIPKLGARVVETPKGNIGIFRTTDDEIFALRDKCPHKGGPLSQGIVHGKRVTCPLHNWKIELESGEAVAPDEGCAASYPVRVEAGIVYLAV